The following DNA comes from Antricoccus suffuscus.
CACCGCGTCGCCGCTGTGGACGTGGCGTATTGCCTCGACGATGTCCTCTCCGCGGGACTCTTTTAGCAAGAACCCGCTGGCACCGGCCTTCAGCGCGGCGAGCGCGTTCTTGTCGATGTCGAAAGTCGTGAGTACGAGGACCTTGGGCGGCGTCGGCAGTGCTTGCAGGTGCGCGGTTGCCGTGACCCCGTCCATCCGAGGCATGCGCACGTCCATGACGACGACGTCGACGCGAGTCGCGCGGAGCTTCTCCAACGCCTGCTGCCCGTCGGCTGCCTCGACGGCCACGTGCATGTCGTCCTGGGAGTCGATGATCATCTTGACGCCGGTGCGGATGAGCTCCTGGTCGTCGACGATGGCGACCCTAATCGGTACGGCGTTGTCACT
Coding sequences within:
- a CDS encoding response regulator, translating into MSDNAVPIRVAIVDDQELIRTGVKMIIDSQDDMHVAVEAADGQQALEKLRATRVDVVVMDVRMPRMDGVTATAHLQALPTPPKVLVLTTFDIDKNALAALKAGASGFLLKESRGEDIVEAIRHVHSGDAVIAPSTTKRLLDRLVAADAESTRRDDVLAALTERETDVFRAIATGQSNQEIAGALFLSETTVKTHVRSILRKLDLRDRVQIVITAYESGLMREA